Proteins encoded in a region of the Mercenaria mercenaria strain notata chromosome 1, MADL_Memer_1, whole genome shotgun sequence genome:
- the LOC123544943 gene encoding uncharacterized protein LOC123544943: protein MKLPHIIYAKIPVQCRREVKRYIKSYYKRKMLLTTLILTTLVLSVRGVDKCGDQCTSTQVCANNGTCINKSDLVKCGSVFSSYYCYKGHECCGFDGCMPAGEVCCGSLFYCPSGQTCCGSMFCCKAGTFCDGNGNCVLDEYSTRKPSTTRPAETPTTRSRTPFPTQSRTQYPTFKTTRWFNDYTTRSSFRRTSSTSTFKWWYGVIVGAAVVTLAIIIAAVIWNHRNNTSNAPGQSGKGGMVLSAPAQTYGQSPGNNMPRMAPNTGVTVYTNGQPPKQNPAFVVTEKDVPAQTKSKPPNQGTAFVITKTGV, encoded by the exons ATGAAGTTGCCACATATCATTTATGCAAAGATTCCTGTTCAATGTAGAAGAGaagtaaaaagatatataaagaGCTATTACAAAAGGAAGATGCTGTTAACAACATTAATTTTAACAA CATTGGTGCTAAGCGTCCGTGGTGTTGACAAATGTGGAGACCAATGTACAT ctaCGCAAGTATGTGCAAACAATGgaacatgtataaataaatcGGACTTAGTAAAATGTG GATCAGTGTTTTCATCGTACTACTGCTATAAGGGACACGAGTGCTGCGGTTTTGATGGCTGTATGCCAGCGGGTGAAGTATGCTGTGGCAGCCTTTTCTATTGTCCGAGTGGCCAGACTTGCTGCGGGTCAATGTTCTGTTGCAAAGCAGGAACTTTCTGTGATGGAAATGGGAACTGTGTTTTAGATGAATA TTCAACCCGCAAGCCGTCGACAACGAGACCGGCTGAAACACCTACAACAAGATCAAGAACTCCATTTCCCACACAATCAAGAACGCAGTATCCAACATTTAAGACGACGAGATGGTTCAATGATTACACAACCAGAAGTTCATTCCGACGAACGTCATCTACCAG TACGTTCAAATGGTGGTATGGTGTAATTGTCGGCGCCGCTGTCGTTACTTTGGCAATCATCATCGCTGCTGTCATTTGGAATCACAGAAACAATACATCAAATG CGCCAGGTCAGTCAGGTAAAGGTGGAATGGTTCTAAGCGCTCCAGCCCAGACCTATGGACAATCACCTGGAAATAACATGCCTAGAATGGCACCAAATACAGGTGTAACGGTATATACAAATGGACAACCACCAAAGCAGAACCCGGCTTTCGTGGTAACAGAGAAAGATGTTCCGGCACAGACAAAAAGTAAACCGCCTAACCAAGGCACGGCTTTTGTGATTACAAAGACAGGTGTATGA